The DNA window CCGGATTGGCGCTGCTCATGGCCCTGGACCTGGTGATCGACCCGAAGGTGCTCAGCCCCTGGACGATGCTGGTGCTGCCCGGCGGCTACCTGGTGATCGGCCTGGTCCGCGGCACGCTACGCGGACCGGGCGTGCTCACCACCCAACTGCTCGGATTGGCCGGCTGGGTCGCCCTGACCCTGGTCGCGGTCACGGCCGGCGGACGGACCGCCGCGTGGCTGGTGGCGTTCGGTTGGCTGGCGCACGCTGGCTGGGACCTGGTCCACCACCGCAGCGGCCGGGTGGTGCCGCGCGGCTACGCCGAGGGGTGCGGCGTACTCGACGCGGTTGTGGGCATCGCCGTGATCCTGGCGATCCTGACCACCGGCTGAGTCGACCGCCCGCCGGCACGGGGCGGCGGGCGGCACGGGGCTCCCGCGGGGCGTTGTGCCGGTCGCCGCAGCGGGTGCGGCGGCGTGATGAAAAGCTTGGCGCATGAGTTCCGCACCTGCACAGCACGACGCACCGACCGACACCGCCCCCGACGGCACCGACGAGGCGAACGCCTTCACGGAGCTGGGGCTGCGCGCCGAACTGCTGGGCGCGCTGACCGCCCTCGGTTACGAGGAACCGACCCCCATCCAGCGGGAGGCGATCCCACCGCTGCTGGAGGGCCGGGACCTGCTGGGCCAGGCGGCCACCGGCACCGGCAAGACGGCGGCGTTCGCACTGCCGCTGCTGCACCGGATGCCGGCGCACCGCGACGGCGGGGACCCGGTGGCGTTGGTGCTGGTGCCGACCCGGGAGCTGGCGGTGCAGGTGTCCGAGGCGTTCCACCGCTACGGCAAGGACCTGGGCGCCCGGGTGCTGCCGATCTACGGTGGGCAGCCGATCGGGCGGCAGTTGCGGGCACTCGACAGCGGGGTGGACGTGGTGGTGGCCACCCCGGGGCGGGCGCTGGACCACATCGCCCGGGGCACGCTGCGGCTGGGCGGGCTGGCCACGGTGGTGCTCGACGAGGCCGACGAGATGCTCGACATGGGCTTCGCCGAGGACATCGAGGCGATCCTGGAGCACGCCCCGGCGCAGCGCCAGACCGTGCTCTTCTCGGCCACGATGCCGTCCCGGATCGACGGGATGGCTCGCCAGCACCTGCGGGAGCCGGTGCGGATCGAGATCGGCCGGGAGCAGCAGGTGGCCGGCGAGGCGCCCCGGGTGCGGCAGAGCGCGTACATCGTGACCCGGGCGCACAAGCCCGCCGCGCTGGGTCGGGTGCTGGACGTGGAGTCGCCCACCGCGGCGATCGTGTTCTGCCGGAGCCGGGAGGAGGTGGACCGGCTGACCGAGACGATGAACGGCCGGGGCTACCGCTCCGAGGCGCTGCACGGCGGGATGAGCCAGGAGCAGCGGGACCGGGTGATGGGGCGGCTGCGGGCCGGCACCGCCGACCTGCTGGTCGCCACCGACGTGGCGGCCCGCGGGCTGGACGTCGAGCAGCTCACCCACGTGGTCAACTACGACGTGCCGTCGGCGCCGGAGTCGTACGTGCACCGGATCGGCCGGGTGGGCCGGGCCGGGCGGGAGGGCGTGGCGATCACCCTGGCCGAGCCGCGCGAGCACCGGATGCTGAAGACCATCGAGCGGGTGACCGGCCAGCGGATCACCATCGACAAGATCCCGACGGTGGCGGACATGCGCACCCGCCGGCTGGAGCTGACCCAGGCGGCACTGCGGGAGAGCCTGCTCGAGGACGACCTGGACCCGTACCGGGTGATCGTGGAGACGCTGACGGACGAGTTCGACCTGATGGAGGTGGCCCTCGCCGCGGTGAAGCTGGCACACGAGGTGACCTCGCCGGGTTCGGACGACGAGGAGGAGATCCCGCAGGCGCCGGTGCGCGGCCCGCGCGAGGGCCGGCCGGAGACCGGCGGTCGGGGCGGTGACCGCCGCGGTGGCGGCCGGCCGCGCTCGGGTGGCAACGGCGTCCAGGTCTTCATCGGCCTGGGCCGGCGCGCGGGGGTGCGCCCGCAGGATCTGGTCGGCGCGATCACCGGGGAGACCGGGATCAGCGGCCGGGACATCGGCTCGATCGAGATCGCCGACCGGTTCTCGCTGGTGGAGGTGCCGCCGGGGATGGCCGACGAGGTGATCGCCGGGTTGCGCGGCAGCACCATCAAGGGCCGCAAGGCCACCGTGCGCCGGGACCGCGGCGGCGACCGCTGAACGGACCGCCGGCGATCGACGGGTACGACGGTCGCCGGCGGAAGGATCAGGAGGGGTACGGGCCGAACCGGCCCGACGCCACGACCGCGGCGAGGACGAGCGACACCCTCCGGGGGACCGCCTCGCGCGGGCGAGGTGGTTGAGGGTTCGAGCACGACAGCACGGTTCGCCGCTCGACTCGTACAGCGACAGGCCCCCGCCGTCGGGAGAGACGGCGGGGGCCTGTCGTGGTGGGTCAGGCCGCGGCGAGCGCCGGGCCGTCGAGCGCGTCGACCTCGGCCGGACGCAGCGCCAGGGCGAGCACGTCGGCCACGTCGGCCAGGGTGTGCACGGTCAGCGCCTCGCGCACCTCGGCCGGCAGGTCGTCCAGGTCCGGCTCGTTGCGCGCCGGGATGATCACCTCGGTGAGGCCGGCCCGGTGTGCGGCGAGCAGCTTCTGCTTCACCCCGCCGATCGGCAGCACCCGACCGGAGAGCGTCACCTCACCGGTCATCCCGAACTCCGGGCGGACCGGGCGGCCGGTGACCAGCGACGCCAACGCGGTCACCATGGTGATGCCGGCGCTGGGGCCGTCCTTGGGCACCGCACCCGCCGGAACGTGCAGGTGGATCCGCCGCCCCGCCAGGGCGTTCGGGTCGATGCCGAGCCGGCGCCCGTTCGAGCGCAGGTAGGAGAGCGCGATGTGCGCCGACTCCTTCATCACGTCACCGAGCTGACCGGTCAGGGTCAGGCCCGGCTCGCCCTCCATGCTGGTCGCCTCGATGAAGAGCACGTCCCCGCCGGCGCCCGTGACGGCGAGGCCGGTGGCCACGCCCGGCACCGCCGTGCGTTCGGCCGACTCCGGGGTGAACTTCGGCCGGCCCAGGTAGCTGGCGAGGTTGCCGGTGTCGACGCGTACCGGCGCCGGGTCGGTCGCCAGCGCCACCGCCACCTTGCGCAGGATCTTGGCCAGGGCACGCTCGAGCTGCCGGACGCCGGCCTCCCGGGTGTACTCCCCCGCGATCAGCGCCAGCGCCTCGTCGGCGACGCTGACCTCCTCGGCGGTCAGCCCGGCCCGCTCCCGCTGCCGGGGCAGCAGGTGGTCCCGGGCGATGGCGACCTTCTCGTCCTCGGTGTACCCGTCCAGGGTGACCAGCTCCATCCGGTCCAGCAGCGGGCCGGGGATGGTCTCCACCACGTTGGCGGTGGCCAGGAAGAGCACGTCGGACAGGTCCAGGTCGACCTCCAGGTAGTGGTCCCGGAAGGTGTGGTTCTGCGCCGGGTCGAGCACCTCCAGCAGGGCGGCGGCCGGGTCGCCGGCGTAGCCGGCGGCCAGCTTGTCCACCTCGTCGAGGAGCACGACCGGGTTCATCGAACCGGCCTCGCGCAGCGCGCGGACGATCCGGCCGGGCAGCGCCCCGACGTAGGTGCGCCGGTGACCGCGGATCTCGGCCTCGTCGCGGACGCCGCCGAGCGACACCCGCACGAAGTTGCGCCCGAGCGCCCGGGCGACCGACTCGCCGAGGCTGGTCTTGCCGACCCCGGGCGGACCGGCGAGGGCCAGCACCGCGCCGGACCCGCGACCGCCGACCACGCCGAGGTTGCGCTCGGCGCGGCGGTTGCGCACCGCGAGGTACTCCAGGATGCGGTCCTTGACGTCGGCCAGGCCGGCGTGGTCGGCGTCGAGCACCGCCCGCGCCGCGGCCAGGTCGGTGTTGTCCTGGGTACGCGTCCCCCACGGCATCTCGAGCACGGTGTCCAGCCAGGTGCGGATCCAGCCGGCCTCCGGGGAGGCGTCACTGGCCCGCTCCAGCTTGCCGACCTCGCGCAGGGCCGCCTCGCGGACCTTCTCCGGCAGGTCGGCGCCCTCGACCCGGGACCGGTAGTCGGCCGAGCCGTCCGGCTCGTCCTCACCCAGCTCCTTGCGGATCGCGGCGAGCTGCTGGCGGAGCAGGAACTCCCGCTGGGACTTCTCCAGCCCCTCCCGGACGTCGGTGTTGATCTGCTCGGTGACCTCCTGCTCGGCCAGGTGTTCCTTCACCCAGCCGACCAGCAGCTCCAGCCGGGCGGTGACGTCTGGCGCGGCGAGCAGCTCGGTCTTCTGCTCCAGGCTCAGCCAGGAGACGTAGCCGGCCGAGTCGGCCAGCTCGGACAGGTCGGTCATCCGCTCGATCGCGTCGATGACCTGCCAGGCGCCACGCTGCTGGAGGACCGAGGTCATCAGGGCGCGGTACTCGCGGGCGAGCTCACGCGCCCGACCGGCGGGCGCGGGTTCGGTCAGTTCGGTCGCCTCGACCCAGAGCGCGGCACCGGGGCCGGGCACGCCGGAGCCGATCCGGGCCCGGGAGAGGCCACGGACGACCGCGGCCGGCTCGCCGTCGGGCAGTCGGCCGACCTTCTCGATGGTGGCGACGGTGCCCACCGGGCCGTACTCGCCGTCGATGCGGGGCACGGCGAGCAGCTTGCGGTCACCGGTCGCGCGGGCCGCGTCGACCGCGGCCTGGGTGGTCGGGTCGAGGGTCACCGGGATGACCATGCCAGGCAGCAGCACGCTGTCGGTCAGGGGAAGTACCGGAAGAGTTGCCATCGAACACCTGCTATCGCGTTGACTTGAGCGTGTCTCACTCAAGTAACAAAGCGTTCCCCTTGTTCCGCACTGTGACCCAGACCACTGCCGGGTTCCGGACGGCGGACCGGAAACAGCAGCTCACGCGCGGGCGCGCCGGCATCAGGTGGCGTCGTCGTCGAGCAGGTCGTCGGCCAGGTCCGGGGTGGTGCCGTACAGGCGGGGGTCGCCGGGTGCGAGCACCGGTTCGGGGGCCTGGGTGAACTCGGTGGAGTCGGTGAAGGCGTCGGGGACCGGCATTTCTTCCAGGCCGTCCTGCTTGAGTTGTTCGATGGCGGCCATCCACATGTTCTGGTGCATGGTGTCGCGGGCCAGCAGGAAGCGCAGCATCTGCTTGACGCCGGGGTCGTCGGTCATGTTGAACAGGCGGGCGACCTGCAGGCGGCCTTGTGCCTCGGCGGTGACGTTGAGTTGGAAGTCGGCCATCAGGTTGCCGCTGGCGGTGATGAACGCGGCGTTCCAGGGCACGCCGTTGCTGTCGGTGGGCAGGGCGCCGCCGCCGCCGTGGATGAAGTGCGCGGGGTTGGACCCGCCGTAGATCGCGGCGACCATGGGGTTGTCGTCGGCGGCTTCCTGCAGGGACAGGGGGGCGTTCTCCAGCAGGCGGGTGATCATGGTGGCGATCATCTCGACGTGGCCCATCTCCTCGGTGCCGACGTCGAGCAGCAGGTCCTTGTACTTGCCGGGCAGCCGGCAGTTCCAGCCCTGGTAGAGGTACTGGTTGGCGACGGTCATCTCGCCCCACTTGCCGCCCAGGATCTCCTGCAACCGGCGGGCGAACGCCGCGTCCGGGCCGTCCGGCTTCGCCTCGAACTGCAGGTCCTTGACATGACCGAACATCGGTCCTCCTCGGTGCCGGCGAGCTGGCAGGAGGACCATTCCCCGCCCGGTGACCCGGCCGGGCCAACCCGTGTCCCGGCGGGGTCAGCGCACCGGCCGAACCACGGGCAGGAGCACCTCCAGCGCCACACCGCGCGGCCGCAACCGGTGCACCCGTAGCACTCCCCCGTCCGCCGCCACCAGCTGTCGCACGATCCAGAGACCGAGGCCGGACACCCCGGCCACCGGCGCCGGGCGGCGCATCGCGGCCAGCAGCGCGTCGTCCACCCGCCCCTCGTCGGTGACCAGGATGCTCAGTCCGGGGCGGCGCAGCGCGGCGTAGAGCCCGACCTGACCCTCCGCCGGCCCGTGCCGCAGCGCGTTCTCCACGAGATTCACCAGCACCTGCCGGGTCCGCCCGGCGGGCACCGGGCAGGCGCAGGCCCGCCGGGTGGCCCGAGCCCGCCGCCGGTCCGCCGGCACCAGCGCGGCGGCCTGGCGCAGGATCCCGGCCAGCGGCACTGCCGGCTCCGGCTGCGCGCTCAGAGCCAGCGCGCCGGTGCCGGCGGCCGCGCCGCGCAGCAGACCCTGCAGGTGTACGGCCTGGTCGCGGGCCAGCTCGGTGATCGCCCGCCGGTCCGCGCCGGTCAGCTCCCGCCGCTCGTCGGCCAGTGCCCGGGTCAGCGAGGTCAGGGTGGTGACCGGAGTACGGAACTCGTGGCACAGCACGCGCAGCAACAGCTCGGAGTCAACCTGCGAGGACCCCCGCTCACCAGGCCCGACATCGGTCCGGCGCAACCCTCGCAACAGGCCCTGCAAACCGTGGCGTGCGCGCATCCACCCGACTCCCCTCGTTCGGTGCGTACCCGCATGATCGGTACCCGCTGGGGAACGGCCCAGACATGCCGGACGCCCCCGCCATCAGACTCGCGGTCGTGGACGACCACCCCCTCTTCGTCCGCGGCCTGGAGCTGCTGCTCCCGCTGACCACCGACGGCCGCGCCGAGGTGGTCGGCTCGACCGGCGACGCCGCCGCGGCGGCCGCCCTGGTCAGCCGCTGCCACCCCGACCTGGCGCTGGTCGACCTGCACATGCCGCCACCGGGTGGCACCCGGGCGGTGGCCGCGATCCGGCGGACCACCCCACGGGTGCGGGTGGTCGCGATGTCCGGCTCAGCCGACCCGGCACCGGCCTTGGAGGCGCTGCGGGCGGGCGCCGAGGGGTTCCTGCCGAAGACCAGCGAACCCGAGGAGCTGCTGCCCCCGCTGCTGGCCGTCCTCGACGGCTGGGCGGTGCTGCCGGCCGAACTGCTGCGCGCCGTGCTGCGGCCCTCGCGTGCCGCGCCGGTCGACCTGGACGGCGAGGAGCGCCGGCTGCTGCGCGCGATCGCCGCCGGCCGTAACACCGTCGACATCGCCGAGGAACTGCACGTCTCGGAGCGGACGGTGAAACGGATGACCGCCGCGCTGCTGCGCAAGCTGCGGGTGACCAACCGGGCGGAGGCCGCCGCCGTCGCCGGGCACGCCGGCCTGCTCGGCGAATGAGGCCGGGCCCTTCCCCGACTCAGCGTCCGTTCCCGGTTTTGCGGCAGGGAAATCGCGACGCGCCGAAATGAAATGGGACGCATATTGTTGCGGTTTCCCGGGGTGATAGGTCAGACTTTGGACACATCCCGCCACACACAGGGAGTAATTGGCAATGGCGAGAAAAGTAATCACGGTGCTGACCGACGACCTCGACGGTGGGAAGGCCGACCGGACCGTCGAGTTCAGTCTTGACGGCGTGGCCTACACGATCGATGTCTCGGACGAGAATGCCGGCGTCCTGCGCAAGGCGCTGGATCCGTACATCAATGCGGGTCGGCGGATCGGCCGAGGCCCGGTGGAGAACACCCGGACAGTTCGGCGGCCGGGGCGACCCAGCGGCGCCGGAATGGATCGGGAGCAGAACCGG is part of the Micromonospora cremea genome and encodes:
- a CDS encoding DEAD/DEAH box helicase — protein: MSSAPAQHDAPTDTAPDGTDEANAFTELGLRAELLGALTALGYEEPTPIQREAIPPLLEGRDLLGQAATGTGKTAAFALPLLHRMPAHRDGGDPVALVLVPTRELAVQVSEAFHRYGKDLGARVLPIYGGQPIGRQLRALDSGVDVVVATPGRALDHIARGTLRLGGLATVVLDEADEMLDMGFAEDIEAILEHAPAQRQTVLFSATMPSRIDGMARQHLREPVRIEIGREQQVAGEAPRVRQSAYIVTRAHKPAALGRVLDVESPTAAIVFCRSREEVDRLTETMNGRGYRSEALHGGMSQEQRDRVMGRLRAGTADLLVATDVAARGLDVEQLTHVVNYDVPSAPESYVHRIGRVGRAGREGVAITLAEPREHRMLKTIERVTGQRITIDKIPTVADMRTRRLELTQAALRESLLEDDLDPYRVIVETLTDEFDLMEVALAAVKLAHEVTSPGSDDEEEIPQAPVRGPREGRPETGGRGGDRRGGGRPRSGGNGVQVFIGLGRRAGVRPQDLVGAITGETGISGRDIGSIEIADRFSLVEVPPGMADEVIAGLRGSTIKGRKATVRRDRGGDR
- the lon gene encoding endopeptidase La yields the protein MATLPVLPLTDSVLLPGMVIPVTLDPTTQAAVDAARATGDRKLLAVPRIDGEYGPVGTVATIEKVGRLPDGEPAAVVRGLSRARIGSGVPGPGAALWVEATELTEPAPAGRARELAREYRALMTSVLQQRGAWQVIDAIERMTDLSELADSAGYVSWLSLEQKTELLAAPDVTARLELLVGWVKEHLAEQEVTEQINTDVREGLEKSQREFLLRQQLAAIRKELGEDEPDGSADYRSRVEGADLPEKVREAALREVGKLERASDASPEAGWIRTWLDTVLEMPWGTRTQDNTDLAAARAVLDADHAGLADVKDRILEYLAVRNRRAERNLGVVGGRGSGAVLALAGPPGVGKTSLGESVARALGRNFVRVSLGGVRDEAEIRGHRRTYVGALPGRIVRALREAGSMNPVVLLDEVDKLAAGYAGDPAAALLEVLDPAQNHTFRDHYLEVDLDLSDVLFLATANVVETIPGPLLDRMELVTLDGYTEDEKVAIARDHLLPRQRERAGLTAEEVSVADEALALIAGEYTREAGVRQLERALAKILRKVAVALATDPAPVRVDTGNLASYLGRPKFTPESAERTAVPGVATGLAVTGAGGDVLFIEATSMEGEPGLTLTGQLGDVMKESAHIALSYLRSNGRRLGIDPNALAGRRIHLHVPAGAVPKDGPSAGITMVTALASLVTGRPVRPEFGMTGEVTLSGRVLPIGGVKQKLLAAHRAGLTEVIIPARNEPDLDDLPAEVREALTVHTLADVADVLALALRPAEVDALDGPALAAA
- a CDS encoding manganese catalase family protein; its protein translation is MFGHVKDLQFEAKPDGPDAAFARRLQEILGGKWGEMTVANQYLYQGWNCRLPGKYKDLLLDVGTEEMGHVEMIATMITRLLENAPLSLQEAADDNPMVAAIYGGSNPAHFIHGGGGALPTDSNGVPWNAAFITASGNLMADFQLNVTAEAQGRLQVARLFNMTDDPGVKQMLRFLLARDTMHQNMWMAAIEQLKQDGLEEMPVPDAFTDSTEFTQAPEPVLAPGDPRLYGTTPDLADDLLDDDAT
- a CDS encoding sensor histidine kinase, with translation MRARHGLQGLLRGLRRTDVGPGERGSSQVDSELLLRVLCHEFRTPVTTLTSLTRALADERRELTGADRRAITELARDQAVHLQGLLRGAAAGTGALALSAQPEPAVPLAGILRQAAALVPADRRRARATRRACACPVPAGRTRQVLVNLVENALRHGPAEGQVGLYAALRRPGLSILVTDEGRVDDALLAAMRRPAPVAGVSGLGLWIVRQLVAADGGVLRVHRLRPRGVALEVLLPVVRPVR
- a CDS encoding response regulator is translated as MDDHPLFVRGLELLLPLTTDGRAEVVGSTGDAAAAAALVSRCHPDLALVDLHMPPPGGTRAVAAIRRTTPRVRVVAMSGSADPAPALEALRAGAEGFLPKTSEPEELLPPLLAVLDGWAVLPAELLRAVLRPSRAAPVDLDGEERRLLRAIAAGRNTVDIAEELHVSERTVKRMTAALLRKLRVTNRAEAAAVAGHAGLLGE
- a CDS encoding histone-like nucleoid-structuring protein Lsr2, producing the protein MARKVITVLTDDLDGGKADRTVEFSLDGVAYTIDVSDENAGVLRKALDPYINAGRRIGRGPVENTRTVRRPGRPSGAGMDREQNRAIREWAVKNGYKISERGRIPVEVVEAYKNR